ATGCAAACTTTCGCTGATATTGCTGATCTTAGAGAGCAGATTGCTCAGCTAAAACGTGAACAACGCCGTATCGCGTTTGTTCCGACCATGGGTAACCTTCATGAAGGTCACCTAACGCTGATGCGCAAAGCTCGAGAGAGCGCAGATGTGGTTGTGGCGAGTATTTTTGTTAACCCAATGCAGTTTGAACGCGCAGATGACCTCAACAACTATCCGCGCACGCTGGACGATGACCTGAGTAAGCTGACCGCTGAAGGGGTTGACTTGGTATTCACGCCAACACCAGAAATCATGTACCCGAACGGTCTTGATAAGCAAACCTTCGTTGAGGTACCTGGCATTTCGCACATGCTTGAAGGAGCATCTCGCCCAGGGCACTTTAGAGGCGTTGCGACTATCGTCACTAAGCTGTTCAACATTGTGCAGCCAGATGTTGCGTGTTTTGGTGAAAAAGACTACCAGCAGCTCGCGCTGATTCGTCAGATGGTGAACGACCTCGCTATGAATATCGAGATCATTGGCGTACCGACGGTACGCGAAATGGATGGTCTTGCTATGAGCTCTCGCAATGGCTATCTCACAATGGATGAGCGTCAACGTGCACCCGTGCTTGCGAAAACCATGCGTTGGATGAACAGTGCCATTCGTGGTGGTCGTGACGACTATGCATCCATCATCGAAGATGCCAGTGACCAGCTTCGCGCCGCGGGTTTGCAACCCGATGAGATCTTCATCCGTGATGCTCACACCCTTCAGGCTATCAGCGACAGTTCTACCCACGCGGTCATTTTGATGTCTGCTTTCTTGGGTAAAGCGCGCCTTATTGACAATCAAGTACTCGAACTGGCTCAAACGCAGGTTGAAGCAGAGACGGGTAGCGAAGAGAATCAATAAACACTCAGCTTAAAAAAAGCGGCTCACTAACACCAAGTGAGCCGCTTTTCTTTTGAGCTGTTTAGAACAATCTAACGCCGCTTAAACGTTGAAAGATTGGATCTTGTTATCGAGCTCAGCCGCGTTGTTTTGCATCATCTCAGACGTTTCCAGTAGCTCAGTAACCACCACAACCGATGCCTCTACCAACTCACGTACATTAGTTAGGTTTTGGTTCATCTCTTCAGCAACACTGCTTTGCTGCCCCGCTGCAGTCGCGATTTGGAAATTCATATCATTAATCTGGTTAACCTGGCTTACGATGCCATCAAGCTCTGTGCCCGCGTTAGTCACAAGCTCTACACCATCCGCCGCTTCAACCACACTCTTCTCCATCAGCTCTACCGCTGAATTGGCGCTCGATTGTAGCTGAGAGATCATCTCTTGGATTTCGACTGTCGCTTGCTGGGTACGCTGTGCAAGGTTACGTACCTCATCCGCTACCACAGCAAAACCACGTCCAGCTTCACCCGCTCGAGCGGCCTCAATCGCTGCATTCAGTGCAAGTAAGTTAGTCTGCTCAGAAATGCCTTGAATGGTGCCAACCACGCTACCAATCGATTCAACGCGCTCTTCTACCTGGTTTACCGCCGCGGCAGAAGCTGAGATGTCGTTCGATAGCTCGCTCATCTTAGTTACAGTGCCCTGCACAAAGCGCTGACCCGTCTCTGCTTGGCCCGAAGCCTGCTCGGTTAGTTGTGAGGCGTTATTCGCGTGGTCTGCAACGGTTTGAACCGTCGAGCTCATTTCGCTCATTGCAGTAGCCAGTTGGTCGATCTCTTGGAACTCTTCTTGAGATGACTCTTTGGTCTCAGACATGCTCAGTGTCATTACTTCAGTGAGTGTCGCCAGCTCTTGAGAGGTAGCTACTTGAGTTTTGATGATGTCTTGAAGCTGTGCACGCGTTCGTTCTAACTCACGAGCCACATCGCCGTACTCATCTTTACAGTCCATAATAATCGGAACAGTGAGATCTTTATCTGCCATTCGCTTGATGGCGTCACTTAGGTAGTTAGTCTGCTTAAGCATGGTTTTTGCTGCAAACATCAGCAGTGCCACAAACAGAACAATCATCAAGGCAGTTTGCCATACGACCTGAACCAGATAAGCTTCGTAGTGCTGCTGGGCAATCGCTTCGTTCTGGGTTGCGGCAAGAAGAGAGTCGTAAAATGTGCTTGCATCCCACAACTGCTTACCAACAAGCAGTACGGTACTAAAAATCATCAACATCAACATCTTAGGAACTAAGCGAACATCGGTGATGAGTCGCTCCCAAGGTTTAAATGCCAGTGTGGTCATTATCCGTTCTCCATTAATTATTATATAGTTAGGGAATCTTTCTCTAACTGAATGCCATTTTCACTTGCCTGCATGCCAAAAGCCGTAGGGGGGAATGTGAATCATGAGACCAAGTTATTTATTTCGAGCCTCGTATGAAAGCAAATGATACCAAAACTGAAACTAAGCCTCTGAGCTTATTGTCACTGTTCCTCTCTTTTATGGCGCTATTTGTGATCTCAGCCTTATTGTTTGCTCCCATCAACGAGGATGAGCGTACTGTTCTTATCGGCCTCGACTTTATAATCTGTAGCTTATTTATTCTGCAACTTGTTGTGGATCTGATCCGCTCCACAGATCGAGTGCAATTTTTGAAAACCCACTGGATCGACTTCCTAGCCAGCCTGCCGATGATCGAGCCACTAAGATATGCCCGCGTCTTTCATATTTTTCGTGTGGTACTAGTGATTCGCTCTGGTGAGGCCTTATTAAGACAACTCGCTCGTAATAAACATGAAACGACGATCGCATCGATCCTTTTGCTACTCGTGCTGCTCATTACCGTTGGGGCTGGGCTGATTATGTGGGCTGAGAGCGGCGATCCCGATGCCAACATTCAACATATTGGCGACGCCGTTTGGTGGGCTTTTGTCACGGTATCAACGGTCGGTTATGGCGACCACTACCCGGTTACAATCGTAGGTAAGTTCTTGGCAGGTATCATTATTATCTGTGGTGTGGGTATGTTTGGTATGACGTCGGGCTTGATTACCTCACTGCTCTCTTCACCCAGTTCTATGGATGAGAGACGCTCCAAACACAAAGAGGTCATGCTACAGAAGGTGCTTAACCAACAAGAAGTGATTTTGCATAAGCTTGAGAAGATGGAGCAAAAAATCGAATCACTCGAGCAAGATAAAAAATAGGGAGGCGTATTGCCTCCCTACTCTCAACCGAACTAATTTTGCCAGTATGGCTCGGCCTCAATACTGATCTGCCTGGTCTGCTCCATAGCGTGTAAGATTGAGCTCTCCTGACGACGCAACCAGCGCTCTAGCTGCTCGCGCTCTTCGCCCTCAAGTTTATCAACAAGCTTCTCTAACAATTCCAGCATCTGTAAATCATCGATACCCTGCAGCAAGTCTGCCCACGGCAAACGGAAGTTATTGCGCTCTTCCATGCTGTACAGGCTTGCAAAACCAACGCCGGTATA
This window of the Vibrio maritimus genome carries:
- the panC gene encoding pantoate--beta-alanine ligase encodes the protein MQTFADIADLREQIAQLKREQRRIAFVPTMGNLHEGHLTLMRKARESADVVVASIFVNPMQFERADDLNNYPRTLDDDLSKLTAEGVDLVFTPTPEIMYPNGLDKQTFVEVPGISHMLEGASRPGHFRGVATIVTKLFNIVQPDVACFGEKDYQQLALIRQMVNDLAMNIEIIGVPTVREMDGLAMSSRNGYLTMDERQRAPVLAKTMRWMNSAIRGGRDDYASIIEDASDQLRAAGLQPDEIFIRDAHTLQAISDSSTHAVILMSAFLGKARLIDNQVLELAQTQVEAETGSEENQ
- a CDS encoding methyl-accepting chemotaxis protein; translated protein: MTTLAFKPWERLITDVRLVPKMLMLMIFSTVLLVGKQLWDASTFYDSLLAATQNEAIAQQHYEAYLVQVVWQTALMIVLFVALLMFAAKTMLKQTNYLSDAIKRMADKDLTVPIIMDCKDEYGDVARELERTRAQLQDIIKTQVATSQELATLTEVMTLSMSETKESSQEEFQEIDQLATAMSEMSSTVQTVADHANNASQLTEQASGQAETGQRFVQGTVTKMSELSNDISASAAAVNQVEERVESIGSVVGTIQGISEQTNLLALNAAIEAARAGEAGRGFAVVADEVRNLAQRTQQATVEIQEMISQLQSSANSAVELMEKSVVEAADGVELVTNAGTELDGIVSQVNQINDMNFQIATAAGQQSSVAEEMNQNLTNVRELVEASVVVVTELLETSEMMQNNAAELDNKIQSFNV
- a CDS encoding potassium channel family protein, whose translation is MKANDTKTETKPLSLLSLFLSFMALFVISALLFAPINEDERTVLIGLDFIICSLFILQLVVDLIRSTDRVQFLKTHWIDFLASLPMIEPLRYARVFHIFRVVLVIRSGEALLRQLARNKHETTIASILLLLVLLITVGAGLIMWAESGDPDANIQHIGDAVWWAFVTVSTVGYGDHYPVTIVGKFLAGIIIICGVGMFGMTSGLITSLLSSPSSMDERRSKHKEVMLQKVLNQQEVILHKLEKMEQKIESLEQDKK